The sequence below is a genomic window from Bacillus sp. S3.
AATATTTTAGCTGAGATGGTACGCACTTCAAATCCAGAAGGTATCGAATTATTATTGTCGTTATTCAATCAATTCCGGACAGCCATGTCTAAAAAAGAGTCCATTGAATTAACTCAGCTGCGTCAATCTAGAAATATGAGTACCTTAAAAAAGCTTTTAAATAAAAACTCCAAAAAGGTAAGAGAAATTTTGTCGCTGCTGGAACCGCTATTTGATATTGAATTTGATGGTGTAGAGTTCCGAGGAAAACAAATATGGGTCAGAAAAGTATATATCACTCTAAAAGAAGAGTGTGTTAAAGAACAGAGTGCTGAACAATTTAAAATTGATCATCTTACAGCAATGTTATCTCACGAATTAACATATTTCCTTGATGGCAACCAAATTAAATATAAGGCCCGGGACCAATTTGATATCATGTTCTCCTTTAAACAAGAAGTATATGATAAGTTAAAAATTATTAAAGACAATAGTGTTTTCAATTTAGAAAAGTCAGCAAAGCGATATTTCCTAAAATGTATGGACGATATAGGAGGGTATTTACATGAACAAAGGGCGAGACTGACCACATTTAAAATTTTCTCTCTTGGCGCGCTCTTTAGGAAAGTATTTAGAAACAATTTTGAACCCTTCATAAGGAAAATCCCTTATGCAATTATTCATGAAGCCAAGGTTGATTACTATGGTAAAACCGGAGCTTTTCCAGAGTTTTTAAATTTTAATATGTAAGTAGCCCTGTCAAAAAAATTATTGTTTGCAGGGCTATTAGTAATGGATTGCTATCAATTTGCTTAAAAACAAGTAATGCAAAAAGAGGACATCGGTTGATATGTCCTCTTTTTTTATAGTGTTAAATTACGAATATCTACTTGTGAATTTGTGATTATATAAAATATAAACCTGTATATATATGAATATAAAAATTGTACCACTGTTGATATGTTAGAAAGATAAATGATAATATGTGTATTTCTTAAGAATGGGAAAGTTAAACTCTGTTAAAATCCTCTAAGCCCTTATCCTAGAAGGGAAGGAAAGTGGTTGATAAAAAAAGCTTATTAATATCTGTTATTTTTATTATTTTATTATTTCTTATTACTATATGAATTATTTATTTTTATATGATAAATAAACAAATATGTGTTCTCTAAGTACTCTCATATAAAATTTTATTCAAATGATAGGTAATTATTTCACTTTTACACTTACAATTTTAAATCCGGCCTTCTTGGCTTTTTTTGCCGCTGCTGCTATCAACTTTGCTTCTTTTTCTTTCTCCCTTTTTTTCATTTTATGTTCATCCCTTCTATATTTAATTCTTAGCCCAAGTATTGACCGTTAAAACTAAAAATATACAACTATAGGTTCTAAAACCAGTCTTCCCTATCTATATTTCTATTGAAGATGGAAAACTGGAAAAGTGACCATGAGTTAAAATCAAAATGATAAGAGGTGGGGGATAGAATGGGGTATATTAATCCATTGTTCAATAATACTGCGATAACAAAAACTAAACCGCCATCTGCGGTTCAAAAAAAACAATCGGATAAAATTAGAGCAACTCGTTCCGATAAGACTCATAACATTAAGTTTCCTGTAACACCAATTTTACAAATGAAGTTAAAAAGCTACCTTAGACAAGCAAAAAGAATGTATCAGATTGAAGGTAAAGAAGATATAACTCAAACAAAATTTAACACTCTTCTGCTTCGATATGGACTAGCACATAAGAAAATCCTTATCTGGAATCATGAATATCAGGATACAAAAGTTTATATGCACACAAATATTCTTGAAATAGAATACGAAAAGGAAATAGGCGGGCCGCATGGATTAACTATTCAAAAAAATCTATCTGATCGAAAAGTCGTGTTTCATATTATTCTGTCTGTATTAAGATGGTTGGAAGGAGGGGGAGACATTGAAAAAATCTTATAGTAGCTGGAACCTTCTCCAAAGTAAATTAACTGGCTCGACCGAACCAGAGGGCTTTTTCAAAGGCTTTTTTACCAATCGAAAATACATTACAATTCAAATTCCATATTTCGACTACTTAAGAGGAAAAATTTTTGTCAACGATTTAAAAGATAACTTTAATGAAGAAGTACCTTATCGATTTGATTTAAGTGTATTAATTTATCTGCTTTACGACGATTTCCTTAATCAAGTAAAGAGGGGAGCAAAACCACAACAGATATCTGACTACTTAAAAGCTGGAAAGCAGAAATACTTCCAAAAAAGGGTGGAGCAAAAACGTATCATGAAACCTCTAACTAAGCATGTTTTTGAGTTTGAAACAATTGAGGAAGAAATAGATGATAACCACGACAAAGAAAACAAGACAGCCTATCTAGAGCTTCGTATGCGTGAATCTGAGGTGTTAAGAGGGGAAGTTTTAATTCACGATTTAGAGCCCTTCCTTAAAGGCACAGAGGTTACCATAGAAGAGTTAATTGCTATTGTCTATCTAGATTTTATAGACAACGTGAAAAGTGAAGGGAACTCACTTAAAGTTCAAAAGTCTATTTTAACTCATATAAAACGATTTTAATCAATAAGAATGGACAGGCCATAGGATGAAAACTATGGCTATATTTGCTTTGAGAAAATTAAAAATACCAAAAATCAATTTTTGGATTAAATCGGGTAGCATATTCACATTTTTGTCTTTTGCTATAAGTTCGAAGAAAGGTTGTATTCAAAATAAAAGAAGGTATCTGGAAAGTGAGGAAATCCGTGGTTTCCGAAGGCTTTTACTTTGCTAAAACCAGAGATCGGATAGGGAGAACTTTTGCCACACTATGAACAGCAGTATTTTACATCATCAAATGCGTTTTTTGGGATTAATACATGATTAATATTATCTAAAATGAATTCACCAAAGAGAAGAGGAAATAATTATAAATTCAGTTAATTATATTCCAATATAAGTAATAATATGGTAATTTAGTATTAGGTGGTAGGAAATTATTACCAAATTTAAGGCTATGCTACAAAAAAATTTATTGTTCATGTTTTTGAATATTATAATTAAAAAAGGGGGGCGGGAAAATGAAAAAATGGTTATTTTATTCAGCTTTAAATCTTTTATTTGTAATAGTTTTTTATATCTTTATTTCTTCGTATATAAAGTATGTCACCACCACGATAGAACTTTCTACGTTGCAAATGGGAATACCAATACTACTTTTATTTTTCAGTTTGGCAATTTATTTTATTGTAATAAGAAATAAATTCATTAAAAACACGACTGACAAAATCTATTTTTTATCTTCTTTTTTTATCTTGATGATAATAACCTATTTGATAATACATTTCTATTATTAGGCCATAAATGTGCTATTGTGAGTTCGTGTAGATATTGACGGGGGATTGTTATGAAAAAAATATTAGTTGTAACAATTATAATAATGTTGACATTTGGTTATTTATCTCCTTCTTTTGTAAATGCATCATCAAATTCTGAATCCAATTTCTTACCATTAGATCCTCAAAATTCACCAAGAACTTTTAATTATGATATGGAAAATTATGATATTAATATTTTGGAAGATAATGAAGAAGAAAGATTAGTTCGAGTTACAGATAAAACAACTGGAGAAGTATCTGAGAGTAGATACAATAAAGAAGATAATGAGGTACGCACTTCGTTAATTAAAGCAAATGGAGAAAGTGAAGAAATCTTTAACATTAATTTAACCGATGAAGAAAAAAGCTATAGAATCAATTAAGGTACAGAGTGCAAGTTCAAGTTTATTAGCCCATAGTTCTGGTAGTCGTTTTAATAACTATTTTGAATATTATTACTACTCTGGAAACACTTGGTTTTTAAAGGTGGATAGCTCTGGGAAAACTGCCATTGAAAATACTAAGAATGGTAAAAATATCCTTGGATTTCGTGATTCAGTAAATTCACTTAGATCTGCTGAAATTAAATGGTTGGATTTTGCAGGTGCTTCAGCAACGTCATGGGTAGTTGCTATTATAACGGCTCCTACTGGATTTGGACTTGCTGTAGGAACACTTACAGCAGTTGGGTTAGCATTTCTTGCTAATAGTTACGCCGAGGATATGAAGGCCTATGCAGATGATTGCCGGTTTTACTTTTTAAGAGTTTTATCTGGTTGGATAGAGGATGGTAAGTACACCTGGTATTATTATGATATCTATGGTAATAAGACAATAGGTTGGAAAAACATTATGAGTAAATGGTACTATTTTAATTCCTCAGGTGTTATGCAATTTGGTTGGTTGTTGGATGGAGGAAAATGGTATTATTTAGATTATTTAACAGGAGCTATGAAAACAGGGTGGCTTTTAGATGGTGGGAATTGGTATTATCTAAATAGCCCATCAGGCAATATGTCAAATAGTGGATGGCAATTGATAGGTGGTAAATATTACTACTTCTATAGCAATGGAGTAATGGCTGTTAATACAACTATTGGTGGATACCGAGTGGGCTCTGACGGTGCTTGGATCCCTTAATACAGATAATAAAGACCTTGAAAAGGATTGGGAAACCAATCCTTTTTTGTTGATCCATTCTAACAAATTGATGGAGTCTAGCCCTTGTGTCCTCCCACAAGGGTTGCTCTGTGTTTGGCTGTACCGGCTGCTGTATAAGAAACTGCTCTTAAAAGAGAAGCTGAGCCAAATTTCTTTCTTATTTTATCTACTACATATCCAAGCTCACGTTTTTTCCATCCGTTAGCATCAAATAAGCTAAGCTGCATTTCGTAATCGTCCTCTAAGTTACTAATTGATATCGAAACCTGTCTTACGGTTTGCCCTCTATAATGTTCCTTTAATAATTCAAGACAAATCTTATAAATATCTATTGTAACGTTAGTTGGTTCGTCAATGGTCCTGGATCGATGAAAGCCACCACCAAATTCATCTTTACTATATCCAAGCCCGAAGCTGATTGTTCTGCCGACTTTTCGAGCATTTCTAGTTCTACGAGCCACTTCTTCACACATTTCTAAAATAACAGTTTTAATTTCAGTTTCATTTTTGTAATCACGCAAAAGAATTTGGCTTTTTCCAAAGCTGACTTGTTTTTGCATAATGGGAGCACCCAGCTCAGATAGATCCACCCCCCAAGCATGATAATAAAGTTGATTGCCCATTATTCCGAATTTCTTTTCAAGCAAGTTCAAGTCGTATTTTGCCAGCTGACCAATCGTAAAAATCCCCATACTATTCAGGTTTTTTTCCATTCGTGGGCCAATTCCCCACATTTCTGATATTGGAGATATTGGCCACAACTTTGATGGTATATCATCATAAGTCCACGTAGCTATACCACCAGGAGCACTTTTGGATTCTAAATCAAGTGCAAGCTTCGCCATCAACATATTGGGGCCAATCCCTACAGTACATGGCAAGCCAAAATCTTTATTAATATCCGATTGAATCTGTTTTGCGATTGTTTCAGGATCCCCCCATATTTTTTCAAGTCCTTTTACATCTAAAAAACTTTCATCCACGGAATATGTGTGTATAGCAGTTGGAGGTACATAACGGTAAAACAATTTTGTGATTTCAGTGGAAACACGAATAAATAAGCCCATTTGAGGGTTCACGATATGAATCCTGGGATCTTCAGGAATTTCAAATAGCCGAGAACCTGTTTTAATTTTAAAATCTCTTTTAAGTGCAGGGGAAGCAGCTAAAACAACACTTCCTGACCTGTCTGTGTTGCCAACTACAGCTAGATAGCATGTAAGAGGGTCCAAGTTACGGTGGACAGCTGCCACACTGGAATAAAAGCTTTTCATGTCAACACAAAGTATTTTTCTATCTGGAAATTGGGTGTAGTCAATCATGCTGTTTCCCTCACTCTTTGATGATATTAACTAAATTATTAAAGGGGATATAATGAGAAAATCCTTTTTCATCTTGAAGAATCAGTTGTCTTTTTAAGTGATCAATGAAGTGTACTTTTCCTTTAATCGCATTTATAAATCCATTATTAAAGACTTCAATATTTATTTGATTATTTAAAGCCATTGCTTCGCAAACAATAAGTTCAAATTCTTCGATAGCCTGCTCATCCAGTAGTGGTTTTTGTATTTTCTTTTCTTCGAAAATGGTTTCTTTTAGTAAATGAACATGTTCCGGCATCATGAATGCTGTAAATTTGATTTTCCCTCGATCACGAATCATAGTTCCAACTCCTTTTTAATTATTACATACGAACTTACGTTCTATATACAATTAAATAAAAAAAATGCCCTGTAAAAAAGAGCATTTTCAATTCCAGAGAAGTTGTGTCAACAAGAAAAGGATCCCCAGAGGGCCTACCTTAAACATGGTAGCCCCTCTGAGATGGAATTAAAACAATCTTTTTTGTCTAAGATGACATAGAGATTCAGAGAATTAGTCTATTTTAATAATAATCAGAAAAGGAGGAACGCATATGTTGAAACTTGCTATTATTAATTTATTGGTTGCTATCGTAAACTTTACTTTTCCAAAGCTCTTCCCAGCGTTAGGAAAATGGCTAATCAATAAATTGAAACCGAAGACAATAATAACCATACAAACTATTATCATAGCAATCCTTGCATTCGGTTATTTTCTAAACTAAATGTAGAAATGGAGGATGACGAAACGCCATCCTCCTTAAAGATAATCATCATATTGTTACTTTCTCGTAAGTTCGGTCTTTCTTATCCTTATCTTCTATAAACTTCAAAGTACCATCTACGACGAAGCTTTCTAAAATGGAGCATACTTTTCCATATGCTTTGGGCTTATTAGTTGTATACCGTTCATTAGACAAT
It includes:
- a CDS encoding geobacillin-26 family protein (This protein is homologous to geobacillin 26, a large bacteriocin (245 amino acids) that was found in the thermophile Geobacillus sp. 15, and that has an unknown mechanism of action.) — protein: MKKKAIESIKVQSASSSLLAHSSGSRFNNYFEYYYYSGNTWFLKVDSSGKTAIENTKNGKNILGFRDSVNSLRSAEIKWLDFAGASATSWVVAIITAPTGFGLAVGTLTAVGLAFLANSYAEDMKAYADDCRFYFLRVLSGWIEDGKYTWYYYDIYGNKTIGWKNIMSKWYYFNSSGVMQFGWLLDGGKWYYLDYLTGAMKTGWLLDGGNWYYLNSPSGNMSNSGWQLIGGKYYYFYSNGVMAVNTTIGGYRVGSDGAWIP
- a CDS encoding DNA polymerase thumb domain-containing protein yields the protein MIDYTQFPDRKILCVDMKSFYSSVAAVHRNLDPLTCYLAVVGNTDRSGSVVLAASPALKRDFKIKTGSRLFEIPEDPRIHIVNPQMGLFIRVSTEITKLFYRYVPPTAIHTYSVDESFLDVKGLEKIWGDPETIAKQIQSDINKDFGLPCTVGIGPNMLMAKLALDLESKSAPGGIATWTYDDIPSKLWPISPISEMWGIGPRMEKNLNSMGIFTIGQLAKYDLNLLEKKFGIMGNQLYYHAWGVDLSELGAPIMQKQVSFGKSQILLRDYKNETEIKTVILEMCEEVARRTRNARKVGRTISFGLGYSKDEFGGGFHRSRTIDEPTNVTIDIYKICLELLKEHYRGQTVRQVSISISNLEDDYEMQLSLFDANGWKKRELGYVVDKIRKKFGSASLLRAVSYTAAGTAKHRATLVGGHKG
- a CDS encoding YolD-like family protein, which codes for MIRDRGKIKFTAFMMPEHVHLLKETIFEEKKIQKPLLDEQAIEEFELIVCEAMALNNQINIEVFNNGFINAIKGKVHFIDHLKRQLILQDEKGFSHYIPFNNLVNIIKE